Proteins co-encoded in one Dendropsophus ebraccatus isolate aDenEbr1 chromosome 9, aDenEbr1.pat, whole genome shotgun sequence genomic window:
- the LOC138801795 gene encoding integrase/recombinase xerD homolog, translating into MWEEWCEGCGGASSEEESKLLLLCWLGDMSVKGWSVAKLNRVLAGVAFGLKWRRLPDLTKDFVVAQAVRGFRRGRSTRDTRWPVGFQLLERLGEVVDGICRSPYEAALFRLAFVFAFFGALRIGELVAPSGSKLGGLLRTDVEVYPGRVEFWVRKSKTDQAGAGRKVVLGQLSGSGVCPVRCLESYLRVRLDGALPLLCHADGSYLSRYQFTAIFRRGLSFLGLDPSRFAPHSFRIGAATEAASWGLGAEVVKKIGRWDSDRYRGYIRPHWV; encoded by the coding sequence ATGTGGGAGGAGTGGTGTGAAGGCTGTGGGGGAGCGTCCTCGGAGGAGGAGAGTAAACTTCTTTTGTTGTGTTGGTTGGGGGATATGTCCGTAAAGGGGTGGTCGGTGGCAAAATTGAATCGGGTGTTAGCGGGCGTGGCTTTTGGGCTTAAGTGGCGCCGGTTGCCCGATCTTACTAAAGATTTCGTGGTGGCCCAGGCGGTAAGGGGATTCCGGAGGGGTAGGTCCACCAGGGATACTCGTTGGCCGGTGGGTTTCCAGTTGTTGGAGCGGTTAGGGGAGGTAGTCGATGGGATTTGTCGTTCTCCATACGAGGCGGCTTTGTTTCGGTTGGCGTTTGTGTTTGCCTTTTTTGGTGCATTGCGGATAGGGGAGCTTGTTGCTCCTAGTGGAAGTAAATTGGGTGGGTTGTTACGTACGGATGTGGAGGTTTATCCCGGGAGGGTAGAGTTCTGGGTTAGAAAGTCCAAAACGGATCAAGCAGGGGCCGGGCGGAAGGTGGTGTTGGGTCAGCTGTCCGGTTCGGGGGTTTGCCCGGTGCGGTGTTTGGAATCATACTTGCGGGTGCGCCTGGATGGGGCTCTCCCGCTGCTGTGCCATGCGGATGGGTCATACTTGTCCCGATACCAGTTCACAGCTATTTTTCGTCGGGGCTTGTCGTTTTTGGGGTTGGACCCGTCTCGCTTCGCGCCACATTCGTTTCGGATAGGAGCTGCGACAGAGGCGGCGAGCTGGGGTTTGGGGGCGGAAGTGGTTAAAAAAATAGGGCGTTGGGACTCTGACCGTTATAGGGGATACATTCGCCCTCACTGGGTCTGA